ATTTCGTCAGATACCAGCTCATCAGTCCCGGGGGAGGGTGAGTCAGGGGGATTGAAAAAGGGATCGGCCTCAAAGACATCATCCGCAGGTTCTGGAGCGGAGGTCAGGAAGGGTAACGGCGGGGTGCCGTCCGGACTGGGTTCGATAGGTTTCATAGGGGGAGGGGGTGGGTTAACGCGTGCCAGAAAGTCCAATTGCAGTGGATCCTGAGCGTCTTTGCGGTTTTTTGATGAACTGGGTTTCACATGGCACCAAGGCCAGCAAAGTAGCAAATCGCCGCCTGATCGCCAACAGGAGATTGCCGCCTGTGGTCAGGGAGGGATGATGTGTGCTGCCTTTTACCTTGCAGGGCAATGGTTTGTCGGGTAATCATTGAGCAGTTTGAGTGGGCGTTACGAGAAAGGGTCATAAACTGTATTGATTTGATATCCTTATGAATCTTAAACTTATCTACTGCGGGGCCGCGATGGCCTTTTTGTTTATGGGTTCGTTGCCGGTCCAGGCCGCTACGCGTGGTCCCGCTCCGACGTTTGAACGTATCAAGGAAATGGCGAGGGATCTCGCGTTGGCGCCTTATAAAGATACGCGCGTCCCGCTTTCCAAAACCCTTGAGACCCTCTCGTACGATCAGACGCGTGACATTCGGTTCAACGTACGGGAATCGGTTTGGCGGAGGGAGCACCTGCCCTTTCAGCTCCAATTTTTTCACCCGGGAGGCGGGCAAAAGGATCAGATCGATATGCATCTGGTCGACGGGGAGACGGTCAAGGATTTTCCGTTTGATCGGGATTTGTTCGATTACGGCAAGAATGATTTAAGCTGGTTCGACCTGCGGGGCATTAAATATTCCGGGTTCCGGGTGCATTATCCGCTGAACACAACCGAATATCTGGACGAATTGTTGGTATTCCAGGGGGCCTCCTATTTCCGCGCCCTGCCCAAGGGGTTGATCTACGGTCTTTCCGCGCGGGCGGTGACGGTGAATTGCGCGGCCGACAAGCCGGAGGAGTTTCCCCGTTTTCAGGATTTTTGGGTGGTGCGTCCCGATCGGGAGGGATCCACGATTCAAATGTACGCCCTGCTGGATGGACCCAGTGTGGCCGGTGCCGTATCCTTCCTGGTTGAGCCGGGCGTTGAAACGGTGATGCATATGCGTATCGCCTTGTTTGCGCGCACGGATCTGACGAACTACGGGATTGCGCCGTTGACGAGTATGTATTGGTTCGGCAAAAACAATGTCCGGCGGTTTGATGATTTCAGACCGGAAGTTCATGATTCCGATGGGCTTCTGATTTACAACGGGAATAAAGAGTGGATCTGGCGGGCTTTGGAGAATACCGGTCCGTTGCGATTGAGTGCCTTTATGGACAAGGATCCCAAAGGGTTTGGGCTGATTCAGCGCGAACGGGATTTTGCCTGCTACGCGGACCTTGAGACCATGTATCACCGGCGCCCTTCGGCGTGGGTGCGGCCGGTCGGGGCATGGGGTCCGGGGGCCGTGCGACTGGTGGAAATCGGGACTTGGAATGAATTCCATGATAATATCGTGGCCTATTGGCAGCCCGAAAAGGCGCTGAAGCCCGGGGAGTCAGCTGAGTTTGCGTACGATCTGATCTGGTATGAGGACAACCCGAGTCTTCCCGCTACCGGGCGGCTGGTGGCCATGCGGTCAGGGAATACGTTAGCCCAGTCCAATGCGCGCAAGTTTGTACTCGATTTTTCATGGCCGACGCTGGCGC
This is a stretch of genomic DNA from bacterium. It encodes these proteins:
- a CDS encoding glucan biosynthesis protein; protein product: MNLKLIYCGAAMAFLFMGSLPVQAATRGPAPTFERIKEMARDLALAPYKDTRVPLSKTLETLSYDQTRDIRFNVRESVWRREHLPFQLQFFHPGGGQKDQIDMHLVDGETVKDFPFDRDLFDYGKNDLSWFDLRGIKYSGFRVHYPLNTTEYLDELLVFQGASYFRALPKGLIYGLSARAVTVNCAADKPEEFPRFQDFWVVRPDREGSTIQMYALLDGPSVAGAVSFLVEPGVETVMHMRIALFARTDLTNYGIAPLTSMYWFGKNNVRRFDDFRPEVHDSDGLLIYNGNKEWIWRALENTGPLRLSAFMDKDPKGFGLIQRERDFACYADLETMYHRRPSAWVRPVGAWGPGAVRLVEIGTWNEFHDNIVAYWQPEKALKPGESAEFAYDLIWYEDNPSLPATGRLVAMRSGNTLAQSNARKFVLDFSWPTLAREGATLKPEVVVQADGGKLSGISDEFNPFQRTWRVAFDVTPDTPSGSVELRALIRKDGAPCTETWSYRWMP